One genomic segment of Sminthopsis crassicaudata isolate SCR6 chromosome 2, ASM4859323v1, whole genome shotgun sequence includes these proteins:
- the TDRD15 gene encoding tudor domain-containing protein 15 has protein sequence MAPPWAGQRLGLRLPRPTRFQSLSCPRGLWAAAPALPSGAWREEGAPQARATPAPVATMNSKPAFPPSLDMDLKISHIECLAKEILVKFQGKYDIECEFDYHILQSEIQHIPKTCNNVGVGEFCLVEEKESGEWHRGQVLETKNQFYKVFLIDCGKELRVSATHVASACDNLFELPPRIAVGVFANILPLGEKWSSKALNYFMSLVGLQVKGHVQAIMPHQMVLLEVPRIISELLELQLGRLVDGDSFRLIVEMLKEFPPNPSCSQMPDVLQQQYKRLSSFSNNDISPSYQHVLDNLQPSLSINCMESVKIASAVSASRFYCHLTKRLLELENLTTAMSLHYEAISRERNPSSDNFGLLCVAKRRNRQWYRGILQQLLPHDHVKIWFMDFGNSEAVPSSYVKKLKQEFSLVPLFSFPCSLSHFSNPNKDIRNSQLKLFKQALLGQMVFAHIDQFDPEERLYYVTFHSQESVISPKNLLQVARRPLAHSLLMEGETPQPSGDKKASLGNSPQVESFTGELTPLSSTPEKDPLSKVAICWKTVEMKVNFAYVAFVEYVLNPSNFWVRTNDHQNRFQDLMKKIGELYDSCEKEEMILRKPEPGLFCCARYNKDMHFYRAVITEVNGYKINVYFLDFGNTESVPFYDVKILLQEFCELPALAMCCSLAHACPTEDIWVKKATDFFKKTVFDKALLLKVVAKKNDKYIVNVQCVEASGKVNVVSLMVQAGYAEYWEVKPECFPKLGADFLGPNLKPEHNIAVVQAKQPLLTMAGHSFVSKSEFSVAAFAGSESPFPRNLGHVSGTSEPLHPYKEYVFKPGTVIDVKCSYFSCPGDFSCQLQSKLPELMLLMEQMQKYYGTHNDPYQAGQVACVARYAKDGKWYRAAVLTQVSPREVDVIFVDYGNQERILFKDLCAINPDFLILEGQAFRCSLNNLIEPVNSESFSWTTKSCIDFGNFISSYDGLLTCIIYALVLIQPNCLCNIVDLRTPFISAREFLVNCGCAQHSAFLKSLPASVSLYSFCYSSFNLKIGSEEEVYISHIRSPKKFYCQLRRNNRSLEVIAAKIEEISNFSNYPKFEGKTRLCLSRYFEDGLFYRAIASPVDLSSYLLVYFVDFGNKQIVEGNKLMPILDHSSELLFTPMQAIKCYLSDLREADIPTETNIWFEENFLGKSLKAVVVSRDSDAQLGLELYDGNQQINQKIKTLLQVSGKKCDQGRYIEKFHKKYENKMLSKASSKDKVYHCHSTITKTNHPKFLENKVDHIVNSKDVHVKLLRLADSSPIEPVLKNKVNQPLKVRLKNTNEKTIPESASQFDLINEGKPVCAASETCIARPCIAISKAESVTRPQISDLPPPPVHLNARVNAYISNIWSPASFHIQLAESEKLIFTLAKELNEGMADLDRESELTALSVGDLVVAKYAVDNALYRAVIKNIVSRNSFEVEFIDYGNTEIVTLSQIHELDRKFLTVPQLGLHAFLSGVRYNEPDELWDSKTVGYFAEKVNNKLISCEFLKKHEQKWEVNIICDEKCVVNEMMKWIACSKKREKVSKVPETVSKKVTLGIDNKEKKGSNENKRPRASCHQPAKIPKSELKPGQLEKAEILHISKCGNFSVKLSKNAQVSSSLLSLILKEAKENPFLPVENIEEGLECLTKSRFTATWCRAKVEKCLGEEKMLVYLLDCGRYEVVPLLGTKELSHEIRSIPQQAVPCKWIWIENARKMSLESTAHLFSHLETKILFLRYLDSAWEVEILVDGLLLLEYLNFRVSQNEERKQNRSEIVLSVESKSPVLSFRMNSVKWALLQTDRQYRGFATAISDPSDFCMQLEDFFDTMTSLCRLLWALPDHLPTLPPQLVIAGSSCLFRCGWDDQWKRAEISEASTQSVQLLLVDYGFSVSIPRSECANLRILPEELLGLPRLTYHCALHGILPSNGDHWEEAAKAFFKDLLSKPGLFFQPQKYSPGMKLEVEVTHGKNSLADLLVVAGHAVFSKEVAHLVAVNSIQSTKIEYKLQGRHFYPLLDKKVFPNENVLLTCTGKEGPQQWKFVPWKDVYKNIFGKATPSTCFHSRNLTLRKKIGNGKHKSKSTIKFETCERNTFWEGHNHWRNESHCIENSPENPPPEGAWKTYNLCTRIKTLNINEEMVLEKKSNQEGGKNSDHLCISLPAAVHKEPNSGISLPATVQKEASPGSPEEYDAVEDSNDFLQLGDIQPKRNLIS, from the exons ACAATGAATTCTAAGCCTGCATTCCCACCATCCTTAGACATGGATTTGAAGATTTCTCACATAGAATGCCTTGCCAAGGAAATTTTGGTGAAGTTTCAGGGCAAATATGATATTGAATGTGAATTTGACTATCACATATTGCAGAGTGAAATACAGCACATCCCCAAAACCTGCAATAATGTTGGCGTTGGTGAATTTTGTTTGGTGGAAGAAAAAGAATCCGGAGAATGGCATAGAGGACAAGTCTTGGAAACTAAAAATCAGTTCTATAAAGTATTTCTCATAGATtgtgggaaagaattgagagtcAGTGCTACCCATGTGGCTTCTGCCTGTGACAACTTATTTGAACTCCCTCCAAGGATAGCAGTTGGGGTTTTTGCCAACATACTACCTCTTGGGGAGAAGTGGTCTTCCAAGGCTTTAAATTACTTCATGTCATTAGTAGGACTCCAAGTGAAGGGACACGTGCAGGCCATTATGCCTCATCAAATGGTTCTTCTGGAAGTGCCAAGAATCATCTCTGAGCTTCTTGAGCTGCAGTTGGGAAGGCTTGTGGATGGAGATTCCTTTCGTCTTATTGTAGAAATGTTAAAAGAATTTCCCCCGAATCCCTCTTGTTCCCAAATGCCAGATGTACTGCAGCAACAATATAAAAGACTCAGTTCTTTCAGCAACAACGATATTTCACCCAGTTATCAACATGTCCTAGATAACTTGCAGCCATCCCTGTCAATTAACTGTATGGAGAGTGTGAAAATCGCTTCTGCCGTCAGTGCCAGTAGGTTTTATTGTCACTTAACAAAACGGTTGCTGGAGCTGGAAAACTTAACCACAGCCATGTCTTTGCACTATGAAGCAATCAGCAGAGAGAGAAATCCTTCAAGTGATAATTTTGGACTGCTTTGTGTTGCCAAGAGGAGAAATAGACAGTGGTATCGAGGGATTCTCCAGCAGCTCCTGCCCCATGACCATGTGAAAATTTGGTTCATGGACTTTGGCAACAGTGAAGCTGTGCCCTCCAGCTATGTGAAAAAACTTAAGCAAGAGTTCAGTTTAGtgccattattttcttttccatgttcTCTGTCACATTTCAGTAATCCAAATAAAGACATAAGGAATTCTCAGCTTAAGTTGTTTAAACAGGCTTTATTAGGACAGATGGTGTTTGCACATATCGATCAGTTTGATCCTGAGGAGCGCTTGTATTACGTGACCTTCCACAGTCAAGAATCTGTGATCAGCCCCAAGAATCTGCTGCAGGTAGCCAGACGCCCTCTGGCACACAGCCTGCTGATGGAGGGAGAAACACCTCAGCCTTCGGGAGACAAAAAGGCCTCTCTCGGAAACAGTCCTCAAGTGGAAAGCTTTACGGGTGAGTTGACCCCATTAAGCTCTACACCAGAAAAAGACCCTTTATCAAAGGTGGCCATATGCTGGAAGACAGTAGAAATGAAAGTAAACTTTGCCTATGTGGCTTTTGTGGAGTATGTTCTGAACCCGTCAAATTTCTGGGTACGCACTAATGATCATCAAAACAGATTCCAAGACTTAATGAAGAAGATAGGAGAATTGTATGATTCTtgtgagaaggaagaaatgattcTTAGAAAACCAGAGCCTGGATTATTTTGTTGTGCTCGGTATAACAAGGACATGCATTTTTATAGAGCTGTCATCACTGAAGTCAATGGttataaaattaatgtttattttttggaTTTTGGAAATACTGAATCTGTACCATTTTATGATGTAAAAATTTTGCTGCAAGAATTTTGTGAATTACCAGCACTAGCAATGTGCTGTTCCCTGGCTCATGCATGTCCTACAGAAGATATATGGGTGAAGAAagcaactgatttttttaaaaagacagtatTTGACAAAGCACTCCTACTTAAAGTTGTAgccaagaaaaatgacaaatatattgTTAATGTACAGTGTGTTGAAGCCTCTGGGAAAGTTAATGTTGTTAGTCTTATGGTGCAAGCTGGTTATGCAGAATATTGGGAAGTAAAGCCAGAATGTTTTCCAAAACTTGGAGCAGACTTTTTAGGACCAAATTTAAAACCTGAGCACAACATTGCAGTTGTACAAGCCAAGCAGCCTCTTTTAACTATGGCTGGCCACAGTTTTGTGAGCAAATCAGAATTCTCAGTTGCTGCTTTTGCAGGATCAGAGAGTCCTTTTCCCAGAAATCTAGGGCACGTGTCTGGGACAAGTGAGCCTCTCCATCCATACAAAGAATACGTGTTCAAGCCTGGAACTGTTATCGATGTTAAGTGTTCATATTTCTCTTGCCCTGGAGACTTTTCTTGCCAGCTGCAGAGTAAGTTACCAGAGCTTATGCTGCTCATGGAGCAGATGCAGAAATATTATGGGACCCATAATGACCCTTATCAGGCAGGGCAGGTCGCTTGTGTTGCCAGGTATGCGAAAGATGGAAAGTGGTACCGAGCAGCTGTTCTGACTCAAGTGTCCCCCAGGGAAGTGGATGTCATATTTGTTGACTATGGTAACCaggaaagaattttatttaaagatcTTTGTGCTATTAACCCAGACTTCCTTATTTTAGAGGGTCAGGCATTTAGATGTAGTCTTAACAACTTAATCGAACCCGTTAATTCTGAATCATTCAGTTGGACAACCAAGTCTTGCATAGACTTTGGAAACTTCATTTCTTCATACGATGGCCTATTGACTTGTATCATCTATGCTTTAGTTTTAATACAGCCAAATTGCCTGTGCAACATAGTTGACCTGAGGACACCTTTCATCAGTGCCCGGGAATTTCTGGTCAATTGTGGTTGTGCACAGCATAGTGCATTTTTAAAGTCTTTGCCAGCATCAGTGAGCCTTTACAGTTTCTGCTATTCTTCTTTTAACTTAAAAATCGGAAGTGAAGAAGAAGTTTATATATCTCACATCCGAAgtccaaaaaaattttattgtcAACTGAGGAGAAATAATCGAAGCCTGGAGGTTATAGCGGCAAAGATCGAAGAGATCAGTAACTTCTCAAATTATCCAAAATTTGAAGGCAAAACAAGATTGTGTTTGTCTAGATATTTTGAAGATGGTCTCTTTTACAGAGCAATAGCATCTCCTGTGGACTTATCATCGTATTTATTGGTATATTTTGTGGACTTTGGAAATAAACAAATAGtagaaggaaataaattgatGCCTATTTTAGACCATTCTTCAGAGTTGCTTTTTACACCTATGCAGGCAATAAAGTGCTATCTCTCAGATCTTCGAGAAGCAGATATTCCAACAGAAACCAATATCTGGTTTGAAGAAAACTTTTTAGGAAAATCCCTGAAAGCAGTGGTAGTGTCTAGGGATTCAGATGCCCAGCTTGGCTTAGAACTATATGATGGAAATCAGCAGATAAATCAGAAAATTAAAACCTTGCTTCAAGTGTCTGGGAAAAAATGTGACCAAGGAAGATATATAGAAAAGTTtcataagaaatatgaaaataaaatgttgagtAAGGCATCATCAAAAGACAAAGTATATCACTGTCATTCTACTATAACGAAAACTAATCATCCCAAGTTTCTGGAAAACAAAGTGGATCACATTGTGAATTCTAAAGATGTACACGTTAAACTTTTAAGATTGGCAGACTCTTCTCCGATTGAGCCTGTTTTAAAAAACAAGGTGAACCAGCCTTTAAAGGTGAGACTAAAAAATACCAATGAAAAAACTATCCCTGAATCTGCTTCCCAGTTTGACTTAATTAATGAAGGAAAACCAGTATGTGCTGCATCAGAAACTTGTATAGCTAGACCGTGTATAGCTATATCAAAAGCAGAGAGTGTGACTAGACCACAGATCTCtgaccttcctcctcctcccgtCCATCTAAATGCCAGAGTTAATGCCTACATATCAAATATATGGAGTCCAGCAAGTTTCCACATTCAGCTAGCCGAGAGTGAAAAGTTAATCTTTACACTTGCAAAAGAACTAAATGAAGGGATGGCAGATCTAGACAGAGAGAGTGAATTGACTGCACTTTCAGTGGGGGATCTCGTGGTTGCAAAGTATGCTGTCGATAATGCCTTATATCGAGCAGTAATTAAGAACATTGTATCAAGGAATTCTTTTGAAGTGGAATTTATTGACTACGGTAACACAGAAATTGTCACTTTGTCCCAAATCCATGAGCTTGATAGGAAATTTTTGACTGTTCCTCAGCTTGGCCTTCATGCTTTTCTTAGTGGAGTAAGATATAATGAGCCCGATGAATTATGGGACAGCAAAACAGTAGGTTACTTTGCTGAAAAAGTCAATAACAAATTAATTTCTTGTGAATTTCTGAAGAAGCATGAGCAAAAATGGGAAGTAAATATTATCTGTGATGAAAAGTGTGTTGTTAATGAAATGATGAAGTGGATAGCGTGTTCAAAGAAGCGAGAAAAAGTATCAAAAGTACCTGAAACTGTCTCTAAAAAAGTGACTCTTGGTAttgataataaagaaaagaaagggtcaAATGAAAATAAACGACCTAGAGCATCCTGCCACCAACCAGCTAAAATCCCCAAGTCTGAGTTGAAGCCTGGACAGCTTGAAAAGGCTGAGATACTTCATATTTCAAAATGTGGAAACTTCTCAGTGAAACTAAGTAAAAATGCACAGGTATCCTCCAGCTTGCTTTCTTTGATACTTAAAGAAGCCAAGGAAAACCCTTTCTTGCCTGTAGAAAATATAGAAGAAGGCTTAGAGTGCCTGACAAAATCTAGATTCACAGCCACGTGGTGCCGTGCCAAGGTGGAGAAGTGTTTGGGGGAAGAGAAGATGCTCGTTTATTTGCTGGACTGTGGCCGCTACGAAGTGGTGCCCTTGTTGGGGACGAAGGAGCTCAGCCACGAGATTCGAAGCATCCCCCAACAAGCAGTGCCTTGCAAGTGGATTTGGATTGAAAATGCCAGAAAGATGTCACTTGAGTCCACGGCGCACTTATTCTCCCACCTGGAAACCAAAATCCTCTTCCTCCGCTATCTGGATTCTGCCTGGGAAGTCGAGATCTTGGTGGACGGCCTGTTGCTGTTGGAATATCTTAACTTTAGAGTTAGtcagaatgaggaaagaaagcagAATCGTTCAGAAATCGTTCTCAGCGTGGAGTCGAAGAGCCCCGTGCTGTCCTTCAGAATGAACTCTGTTAAGTGGGCTCTTCTCCAGACTGACCGACAGTACAGAGGCTTTGCCACAGCCATTTCTGACCCCTCGGACTTCTGTATGCAGCTGGAGGACTTCTTTGATACCATGACTTCGCTGTGTAGACTGCTTTGGGCTCTGCCTGATCACCTACCTACTCTGCCTCCACAGCTGGTCATTGCAGGGTCCAGCTGTTTATTCAGATGTGGGTGGGACGACCAGTGGAAGAGGGCCGAAATTTCTGAAGCCTCCACTCAGTCAGTGCAGCTTCTGTTGGTGGACTATGGCTTTTCCGTAAGCATTCCCCGTTCAGAGTGTGCTAACCTCCGAATCCTTCCCGAGGAGCTTTTGGGTTTGCCCCGGTTGACTTACCACTGTGCCTTACATGGTATCCTCCCTTCTAATGGGGACCACTGGGAGGAGGctgcaaaagctttttttaaagacTTGCTGTCCAAGCCGGGCTTGTTCTTTCAGCCTCAGAAGTATAGCCCCGGGATGAAACTAGAAGTTGAGGTCACACATGGGAAAAATAGCCTAGCAGACCTACTAGTGGTAGCCGGACATGCCGTCTTCTCTAAAGAGGTGGCTCATTTGGTGGCAGTGAATAGCATCCAGTCTAcgaaaattgaatataaattgcAAGGAAGGCACTTTTATCCATTATTAGATAAGAaagtttttccaaatgaaaacgTACTTTTGACATGCACAGGGAAAGAGGGACCACAACAGTGGAAATTTGTTCCTTGGAAAGATGtctacaaaaacatttttgggaAGGCCACTCCTAGTACTTGTTTTCATTCTAGAAATTTGACCCTGAGGAAGAAAATTGGTAATGGAAAACACAAATCTAAAAGTACTATAAAGTTCGAGACATGTGAAAGAAACACATTTTGGGAAGGACATAATCACTGGAGGAACGAATCTCATTGCATTGAAAATAGTCCTGAAAACCCACCACCAGAAGGAGCGTGGAAAACATATAACCTTTGTACCAGAATAAAAACGTTGAACATCAATGAAGAAATGGtattagaaaaaaagtcaaaCC AGGAGGGAGGTAAGAACTCAGATCATTTATGCATCAGTTTGCCAGCTGCTGTTCACAAGGAACCCAATTCTGGGATCAGTTTGCCAGCTACTGTTCAAAAGGAAGCTAGTCCTGGGAGTCCTGAGGAATATGATG CTGTTGAAGATTCCAACGATTTTCTTCAGTTAGGGGATATACAGCCGAAGAGGAACCTCATTTCATGA